The stretch of DNA atttcgtatataatcgtgttaacgtgttcgggtTAACCCGttaacatatttaattaaacgtgtcatttcgtgttTAAACGGGTTAGACGAGTTGACCCacctaagacacgaaaataatcgtgtcataaacgggttgacccgtttaTGACTCGAACCCGATTAATCCCaaccctaacccgcttaacttcgtgtcgtgtcgtgtaatCGGGTCGTGTCCAAAATTACCAGCTCTACCCACAACCACAGAGTATTAGTGggggaaattaaattaaaagtaaatgaaCGGAGAGGATGCCAATAATATCCATCCGAAAGCTAAAGGGCATCCAACGGTTCAGCGACAGCCATCCGCGGAGACACGGAGCCGCTCCTTGCCCAAACACTTGGGAGTCTTAACCCAGACCAAACACCTGGGTTAACccctctctcttactctctctctcaaactaaCCGAACCTTAGTTAACTAAGCCCCACTGGCTTTAGCCTTTGCTTCCTTTATATGTACTCGTCCTTGcagaacattcaacattccgtTGTCTAATTTCTCTTAGATTTGTTTTCATCTCCTCTCTGTTTCGTGATTTTCATTTCTTCAGACTCAATTTGCTCTGATGTTTAGCTGTTGAtcgtgtataaatatatattttgatccATCATATATTGGGTTTAATAATATGAGCTGCAATGGATGTCGAATTCTTCGGAAAGGATGCAGTGAAAGCTGTATCCTCCGGCCGTGTTTGCAGTGGATCGACACCGCCGAAGCTCAAGCGCACGCCACCGTCTTCGTCGCCAAGTTCTTCGGCCGCGCCGGCCTCATGTCCTTCATCTCCGCAGTCCCGGAAGCACAACGCCCTGGTAACATCataatattcatattattcTCCAAATCCAGTCGATCGTTTCTCAGTTTGATGCACTACTGGGATTAAcggttatatatgtatatgcttgTTTCAGCTTTGTTCCAATCGTTGTTGTTCGAAGCGTGTGGCCGGACGGTGAACCCGGTGAACGGAGCGGTGGGGCTTTTATGGACGGGGAACTGGCACGTGTGCCAGGCGGCGGTGCAGACCGTCCTCCGCGGCGGCGCGTTGCATCCGATCCCTGAGCTCTTCACCCCTCTGGACCTCGACGCTGCGGCTTCCGAAACCGAAGTCACCTGCGCCGAAGACATCTTCAAGCTTCACCAAGATCCAAACCTCGACTCATCAAAACCCAAATCGCTGAAGCGCCGCCAAGATCAAGCGCCGGCCAATCTTGGCCTCAGCTTAACGCCCTGCACGAAACCcaaagtttcttcttcttcatcatcgtcATTGTTCAGACCAATTACGAATGGGGGGCAGCTTAATTTTCAGTACTCGCCGAGAAAGCAGCGGGCGGGGACGCCGTCGATGAATTCAGAAGAATCTGTGACGACAACTTGCTTGGAAAGCTTTGGGGAGCCAAAGCTTCTAAATTTGTTCAACTAGCTAGCTAGTTTCGTTGTACGTATGTTAATGTCTTTCCCGGAACCGAAATTCCGGCAAGTTTTGGGTAATCATCGGCACAAGATTTCCCTTTTTCTGgcaaaatttgggaaaaatgaaAGTTGTCGGTGATCTTTATATTTCCCCTTTTTCCCCCCCTTGTTTATTAAGGGTCTGTTGGACGTGAATAAATCATTCCTCTAATTTGGATActttttttggtaaattatcCCAATAATGAACGGATATATAGCAAggccaaattaataattaaagatataaaAGCATGCATGAGAATTGTTTTGTTGGAGAAACTTCTTCTTTTTACCCTTCCTAACCCAAAAAAGTAATCCAAAAAGAAGGGGAAAATTACAGTGATTCATCCAAAATATCTTACCATATATAgaacgatatatatatatatatatatatattttacagaAAGTCTCGTGGCAATGATGCGTTGAAGATTTCGGACCCAACCCATGAAATATATGGCAACGATTTAATCTGCTTAGGTTGGATTCAACTTTCTTTTAACCTAACTTTCAAAGTGATCGAAGCTTATCCTTTGGAGCTTATGAGGAACGCTCAGTTGGGATAAGATCCAAggaattaattttatcattgaaGGTGACAAGTTTGTCTTTAACCGCTTTCTGGGCTTTCGCAGGCaccagagagggagagagagagagagaaagaaagaaagaaagagagagagaggtctgCCATCAATATGTGGTTCAACGAGTGAAACTCTATCCCGTTGGAAAGGAATACGTACATATGGCTTGTTGCTGCCGGCGAGTCAAACTTCTTACCTTCCCCACCAATTGTGGATGCAGATTCGACGTCCAAGCAACACGTACGTGGCGACTAGAgctaatttaattcaatggtTTGGATGATTGGAGTCGCTTATATATCATCTCCAGAATCACAGTAGAGTAGTGGAGCACATTTAGTTTATATCAATCAATGTTTCTAGCTATAGCTAGTTAAAATTAAGCTTATATCTTCAAGTTATTAATAAAATCTCAAAGTcatttacaataaatatattggCTTTAACAAATACAGAGAAGGAGAAACCCACGTATGGAGGAATCTGATTGTTCCCAAAGTCTCCATAGTTATCCAGAGCttgattatatattataatacacacacacacacacattcatatatataattaagaggATGAGAATTTCATTCACGGAAATGCTCAAGTTGGGGcatttttttatagtatttaTGTGCGAACGTATCatcatgtatttatatattgataaaagaaatataattattaatatttatggGGTTAGTTTGTTTTGTTCCGTTCTTCTGCTGGGGCCGTCTTTCTTTCCCGTGCAGTTGTTATCCGGACCTTTCGGTTGACAGAATAGCTATAGTTTTATCTCTCTATCTCTAGGTGGGTTcggggagagagaagagaaataaAGAGGCGGCTTTTGGAGGATGGAAAGAGGCGTGCAGAGATCGATCGATGGGGGAAGGAATCTAAATCCAATGGATGGATGGATTCATATTTATTTGCCAacattctatttatatatacacgaattaccatattattttttaatatttaattttgatgattataataataataatattttcatagttattaattattttttaaaaaattgtaaatattttacatatagcaaaaatatttatattttttaaagcatTTATAATTTTACTCTCTTGCCAAAATTTTATTGTACAGataatattattgttaatattaataattcaaaaattatttattttataataaataattacctATCAataataattactaaaattaaatatcacactaaatattaaaattttgtgttcaaataatatttctcatattatACTGATGGtacttatataaaataaatttaaaaatattatttagatgtatatttgtgatatttttaataatacttacttatataatcatatttattataataatatacttatattaatataatataaaataaattaatacataaatatcatcatcataaaattatttatgcaaaaaacATTAGAAATCTGCCACTTAATCTGTACGGTTCAGTCAGCGTcccctcatctcttcttcttcattactcaatccatctctttctctccctctctatttCGTCATAATTATTTCTTTGCTTTGCCTGCAAATtgggcctctctctctctctctctcgtttcccATCTCTGAGGGAAGGTGTGTGTAATCCACGTCACGCATCACTTCCCCCAACAAATGCCCAaccttattttcttcatttaattaatattattctaCACACACAATTAATGTCAAATCAAACCTAACGCGTTGTTTGCTTGTCTGTTTCGGCGGGTTTTTTTTCccggaaaaagaaaagaaaagaaaaggcatgCAGTGACTGACCCCTGAATCTGATCCCTCTCCCTCCGGCTCGGCTCCAGTCTCCTACGCGCAACTTGCTTGCAttggtttttgtttgtttgtaaaTTGTATCCATTTTTGCACTTAGTCTTGGGGAAGAATTAAGGACAGCAGCCTGCGGCGCGCAAATAGAACAAATTCAAAAGAgtaatcgagagagagagagagagagagagagatgaagcaaaagcaaattaattaataacgcATTTTGCTTTACTGAAATTGTGCGTATCGCCGCATTTGCATATCAATATTTGGacccccacccacccacccacccaatTCTCTTCTCTCTATCATCTACCAACTGCACTGCACTGCACCTCATCTTCTTCCACCCACACCCAACTTCAACTTGCTCTCTCTGGTTTGCTGCAAATCGCCGTCATTGAATTAGCTCATCTCCCTGTTGGTGTTGGTCCACCCGTTATAATTAATCCAACGGTTCGCTTCCtctttaacataaataaatgataagGGACCACCTAATTAAGATTTGAGAATGCAATAATAAAAACGAGCTttctatttggatagaatcgGTCCAGATAGAATTgtctttttttgtcatttcaattattgacgttaggataattatgtcatttaacattttatttaccaacaatacCCTCTTCggtcacaattcaaaatttcattctctttcttccttattaaatttaaattttaatctcTTACctgatttaatgaatttttagaatctcAAGAGTCATAATggctttaaatacaaattattttactatgcttgaattgattgacATACAAGATCATTAAAaacatcaaataacaaaaatatcagtAATAAAACCCGCTCAATAATTCAAGCAACCCCCAATTTTTGGCAGACTCCATCTAAATGAAGTCCGCCAGATACAGTGCTAGCTTATGTTGCATGGAAACACTTCATAAGTATCGTTTTCCCGTTTCTGAAACGTTTCCTATTCCCGTTTCGGACCTTATTTATGcctatatttttagaaaaacgtCCGTTTCCACGTTTCCGTTTTCTATCAAAAACATTTCCCGTTTCCATTTCCGTGCAACGTAGGTGCTGGCGGACTACATCTTAGATGCAGGCCGCCAAGCACTGTATCTAAGATGTAGCTCGCTGATGTAGCAACGGGCTGCATCTTAGATGCAGTCCGCTGCACATCTCAGCCTGCATGATGCGCAGCGAACTGCATCTAACATGCAGTCTGTTGCGCATCTTAGATGCAACATCGGGCTGCATCTAAGATGCAGTCCGCCCAGTGTGGGCGGACTTCAACACTGATGAAGTTCGTCCGTTTAATTCAAGGCAAAACGATAATTTCAAGATgaggatatttttatcatttgatgtcTTTAGTCATCTCATGCGTCAATCAATTCAGACAAAGTAAAATAAtccatgaatgaaataaaatagaaggaGAATGTAAAGAAAATACATTGATTATAGCTAATAGTGTGCTGCCACCTAAGTGTCATGAttgtcattattcattttcataactaattttttttgctttagaAATGTGCAGCTTTAATATGTTGGACAGTAGTTTTAGGCGAGAGTTTTAGACGAGTGAAgagttagaatttttataaggttaaaattgtctttttcttttgtttaatataattaaaatattataaaataatataaaacaaacaTTAAATGTCTTCctatccaaataaatttatcgtAATAAAAACCCATAAGAGAATATCCGTCCAATTCGAATTccattccatatatatatatagaaggaaTATATAGCTTATCTACCCATGAATGATAACTTCAATGacatttattaatttacatATACATGCATATCTTGTGTGTGTagttatttaatattatcaaatttgatgtttattatttttcaacagTACTTAATTTGGATTTGAAAGAAGTAGAATTAATTAACACccaattaataaagaaaaaaaataagaattagtgGTGAGATTATTATTCTTctacattattaattaattatatatatatggtgattGATGTTAATTATATCAAcaacttaattaatttcctaaatgaaattaatatagAATATAGAACTTGCGTAAGCTGAGATAATAGGCTTTGGCTACTACTTACTAGACTTTTATTAGTctcttttaaaaatagcaattattattacttttagTACGTACGTAGAATTAAGTCCTTTTTTGGTTATTATTAGTTAGttataagaaagaaagaaagtgaattgattttctttttacttgCAATATTATATATACGAGACAAGAATTCAAGAACGTAAACCTAAATCTGGTCTTCATTTAAATTgcaaataatgataataataaaaaaaagggaaCCTAAACATTATGAGGGAGGAAAGGACATTAACAATAACATTATGGAGGGGGACCCGGCCGGACATCCTTATAATATTGCAATTCATtggacatatatataatctcatactatatatatatatatttttaagaaaaggAGTGACGTGCATGGGTTTCCCAATCATTCATTTTCAATGAATGCAGACAGCCTGAACAAAAGTCTAAGCTTCTTGGTGCAGAAGTATGCAAgcttcagagagagagagagagagagagagagagagagagagagcttccGCAGCAGTTACATCGGTCCAAACTCCGGGCATATGATCCGTccgacatatatatatatatatgcatgcacgAACGAGATAACTTATTTTTTGTTCACAAATGGATCAATCAATTATTAAACGTTTCAATTGTTTATTTTAATGACGTCCTTCCATTAGTGAAGGATTGTTGCAGACAAACAAGTTTGCGCTGGACCCAGTGGGCAGGCGCAGGCAGAGCCTGTACGTgttagatatacatatataaaggAAATGCTATATATGAATTACGTACTATTCAAATGGTTATGGTTATTATACCAAAAGAAGAATTTTTACccataattctaaaattattattattcattttatataaaaaccatttttcttggaagaaaatgagaagtatataccattttgtaatttgattttggcagTAGCTAGAGAATTacaggttatatatatatatatatatgtttagttGGTGTAGCAAGTTGGCAAGGAAAGTGGACACTAGAGGCTAATatggatatattattattattattattatatattataatatggaAAGATAGcgcgcctctctctctctctctatttatttCTAGAAACCCCCCCACCTTGGGGTTTGGGAGATTCggattgttttgtttttgttgggagtatatatatatatatatatatgttgtttctttatttcttcttttataaATGAATCAAAATGTGGGATCTTTTGGGACGTTGAATGCCTAATTCTTTCTCTCCATCTCCattccataaatatatatatatatatataaagagaatcATGTTATATAAACCGACAAGAATTATAAACTTATAACtaaatttatgataaaatttaattaaatttcataatcaaATTTCATTATCGATCATTTAAAACGCTAAGAGAAACTTAAATTTTGTGAAGTTTAATCATGAAGCTCGATCGGgcttaatcaaaattaaatgaagTTCGATTAAGtttcatttaaaaatgataaattaaacgagaatatttttgttatttgatatttttaattattttttaaaaatataattatttatacaagtaatattttttatataaatataaatgtgcGTAGTGGATGGTTTTCATTGGAGGACGTGGTGGTTGGCTTTTGAATAGGAGACATCTGGCCCTTCATCCCCCTCTAGAGCCATCCCATTGGTGAGCCCCTTTTaccattattaattattatataccCCAACTCTCTCTTTTTACAAAGAAATTCCATGCATGGGCCAGCCTTTTTGTAGCATGACTTGCGTCTCAAGCAAAGTAGCAAAGGCACTTTTgctaaattcattttttctttcccttCGCTTGATAGGTTACCCATACTTGATGCCTTATTAAGGCAAATCACACCTTGTAAATTGAACTCAGATCATTCTAAATATCAATGAGACTTTATAgtgttttttaataaaattatttttatgattttttaattagaCAGAAGCTAATTTTCTACTctaaaatatagagaaaaatttaaaccttatttttttatacaattttatatatataaaaaaaagttttccTTTAGCCGTACATTATGAGGCGAGGGAATTTTGGAGATGAAAATTCCGACAAGGAGTGGTGTCGGGCACGGGAATTTCACGTGAGCTTTGCAATTGCGGCCACAAAGTGAACCCCATCATCATGGTCTGTGAcgacatgcatgcatgcatacatgcGCCGATATCGTTGACCTCATCATCATTCCTCCTAAATCGATCGATCATGGATGCTTTACCATATCAAATACGTAAGTatgcatgtgtatatgtatgtatgtccGCATTTCTGAAAGAAGTGACAGTTTTCTCGCGGTTAAATACATAATCAGTCCCTCACCTTTTATCGATTAATCATTTAGTCTCCTTAACTTAAAAAATGACCTATTAGCCTCCTTAATTTCCAATTTTAAATCTTACACACACTTGGGTCAACATGTGTATTACACACGCGATTGAGGCACGTGCACCACATCACCTCCTTCTTCCTTGTTGTCTCCGGCGACCTCCTTTGGCTGCCGCTCGCTGCCTTTCTCTCGTTCTCGCTTTCTCTGTCGGTGGTCGTCAGCAGCGTCCGAGGCATTGACCGAGGTTGGGGGGCCGTCGATAGCAGCGGCCAGGCGTGGGCGGACAGAGGGCGATGGCGTCGATTAGGGTCGGGGGGCGGCGTGGGAGGTGGGTCGCAGGTAGATCTGGGCATTGGGTGTCGATTGGGGTTGGGGGGTGGCGATGGCGTCTTCCTCTTCCgcggtcgtcttcttcctctctctgcctctctctcgctctcgcatCTCTCTATCtgtatctctcgctctctctttaTGTATCTCTCGTtctcgctttctctctctctgtttgtatctctcgctctctctctctgtatctcTCGCTCTGTATCACTCGCCTTCCTCGTGCAGGTGGCCGGCTATGGCGTCGGGGGGTGGTGCAGGCGTCGATTTGGGGTGGGTGGTCGGCTATGGCATTGGAGGGGGCGGTcgttttcttcctctctctgcccttctctcactctttctctGTCAGTATCGCTTactggctgcactcccaccctgcaattaaaacacaaaacaaaacacaataaaaattttatatttttttctttatttaggtgagaggtttatactcgtcagcgtacgagtgcagttgtagtccaaacttaaatttatattttctgaatgagtccaggtcgtccactgaaagatttatttatggcaaaataaaaagaatgtcacacaagcacacacgcatttggacaaattggcaacaaggttttttatggtttttcaaacaacagatactaggaaataaattaagacaataattgaaataaatactttaagtgagaatataaaattggatagtacttgagttaagacaatttcagtgctaacccgttgattcccaaattttagcataaaagattagcaacattaatttaatttcagatatgagggtttgttattaaatgcaattagagatgatgatagttctaggttaagcaatccccatacatgatatgcgggattctaatttaagcaaccaccataaattcaattggaattaatacacaaaacaactaaattaatcatccgggtttgggtatgatagcgtttccagttctagtaactctcatacatggcatgaaagctctaagttaggcttacgctccaatccaaacctagtgatttcttaataattaagatacactcatactgaaatttaaattaatgttacttatttaaagcgcagctttctttgggaatcattgacgttggacactgtccttgccttaacccaagattagatttagctactcattttcatttaaaagttaattgacatgaatttaaacgatgtaatttaaataacaaaatttaaatgacaagaaatttaaaggcataaactaaccggccatttaggcggtgaataattaaatgacaagaatttaaatgacaagaaatttaaaggcataaactaaccgtccatttaggcggtgaataattaaatgacaagaattaaaattgcagaaatttaaaggcacaaattaaccggccatttaggcggtgaataataaagtaataataaatgacataagaatttaaaagaagaaaggaaggaagtaagatcacaagagagaatactaaagaaaaggggaaagaacaagaacaattctcaaagagagaattataaggaaacaactaaactttgattcaagaataataattacacttacaaatgcaatcaagtgatctatttataggccacaagatgcaatacaaaccacacaatttcaattattcaattagacataattatatctaatgggcactcacacacttaaagttaaatggattttagctataatacacacctaatattaaatggattttagctaaaatacatacctaataaagcatccataaagctaaatggattttagctataatattcacctaatagttaaatggattttagctaaaaaacacacctaataaagctctcacataaaaaataaaaatagatttctataaattgattttttaatcttcattaggattaaaaataatccttgggccttctccaaataatatcttccatgggttgctcaaattgggccttaattcttcatgggcttgaattcttcatggactttaatttttcatgggcttgatttcttcatgggtttgatttcttcatggacttgaattcttcatggactttaagtcttcatgggcttgaattcttcatgcctaaaaaaaaataaaaataatttaatgttattaataaattatatattatatatatgtattacacatggcacatatatatattatattatattatatatatatatattacatgcatgcatataataatgtatatgtgttatatataattttatatattattattattattattattattattattattaaattttactttaaaatttcatttcattcatttttcaatttaaacttgcatataaccataaaatatatattaatatctaatttaaactatttttaagagcaaaagaagggtataattataacaaattttttataaaattaaccactaatcataccccccaacttaaacattgctagtcccttagcaatcagattatacacctgccaaactttattcacaataactgtatgaatgtaaaaatttcaaattcgaaaccgaaatgcataaaattaaataaataatttagcattctaaatcagatttttggttaaaggt from Diospyros lotus cultivar Yz01 chromosome 6, ASM1463336v1, whole genome shotgun sequence encodes:
- the LOC127803151 gene encoding LOB domain-containing protein 37, encoding MSCNGCRILRKGCSESCILRPCLQWIDTAEAQAHATVFVAKFFGRAGLMSFISAVPEAQRPALFQSLLFEACGRTVNPVNGAVGLLWTGNWHVCQAAVQTVLRGGALHPIPELFTPLDLDAAASETEVTCAEDIFKLHQDPNLDSSKPKSLKRRQDQAPANLGLSLTPCTKPKVSSSSSSSLFRPITNGGQLNFQYSPRKQRAGTPSMNSEESVTTTCLESFGEPKLLNLFN